Proteins encoded together in one Camelina sativa cultivar DH55 chromosome 9, Cs, whole genome shotgun sequence window:
- the LOC104710543 gene encoding uncharacterized protein LOC104710543, with protein MMEMEIDNDVLYVHDEDDDELISYHLESMLIKNGNAKPNNFVQDVDVFNKNPREVFDSKNPIFAFVKSRTEACGKTDGCESGCWRIMGRDKLIRSEKTGKFLGFKRILKFCEKRKLREYKRTWVMEEYRLVNRGKRDDEAAVICKIRLMFETKITFLLAKHFSYLFTSQSLPLHARISFSDYGIGLPYSSPEDLSYLQMLIDKEGNIWSSSNDVYCVEPSMHVSLDQSYEDLKKRRFFFVKRTKTCGKTDGCDGGCWRIMGRDKVVKSKEGKVLGIKRVFKFIETVQRRYVLQGQDVEVTWVMEEYRLTKKKKQDEVICVIKLLFPYLLNHLLRRW; from the coding sequence atgatggagatggagatagATAACGATGTGTTATATGTGCatgatgaagacgatgatgagtTAATCTCATATCATCTGGAGTCGATGTTGATAAAGAACGGAAATGCCAAGCCAAACAACTTCGTCCAAGACGTAGACGTGTTCAACAAGAATCCGAGGGAGGTGTTCGATTCTAAAAACCCTATCTTTGCGTTCGTTAAATCTCGAACAGAGGCTTGTGGTAAAACCGATGGATGCGAATCTGGCTGCTGGAGAATCATGGGTCGTGATAAACTGATACGATCAGAGAAGACCGGGAAGTTTCTAGGGTTCAAGAGGATTCTCAAGTTCTGCGAGAAGAGGAAACTAAGGGAATACAAGAGAACTTGGGTAATGGAAGAGTATAGGCTTGTGAATAGAGGGAAGCGAGATGATGAAGCAGCTGTGATTTGCAAGATTAGGCTTATGTTCGAAACCAAGATTACTTTCTTGCTAGCCAAGCATTTTTCGTATCTCTTCACATCACAATCGCTTCCTCTTCATGCAAGGATCTCGTTCTCAGATTATGGAATCGGTTTACCCTATTCTTCACCAGAGGATCTATCTTATCTGCAGATGCTCATCGATAAAGAAGGAAACATTTGGTCTAGCTCCAACGACGTGTACTGTGTGGAGCCATCGATGCATGTGAGTCTTGATCAGAGCTATGAGGATCTTAAAAAAAGACGTTTCTTCTTCGTGAAACGAACAAAGACTTGTGGTAAAACCGATGGATGCGATGGCGGTTGCTGGAGGATCATGGGCCGTGATAAGGTGGTTAAGTCGAAGGAAGGGAAAGTTCTTGGTATCAAGAGAGTCTTTAAGTTTATTGAGACGGTACAACGAAGATATGTTCTTCAAGGACAAGATGTGGAGGTGACTTGGGTTATGGAAGAGTATAGGCttaccaaaaagaagaagcaggatGAAGTGATTTGCGTTATCAAGCTTCTCTTCCCATACTTACTAAACCACTTGCTTCGAAGGTGGTAA